The genomic interval aatcctTTTGCTCGTGTTTGGTACGAAAACTGAATGAGAAAAAATACTTCTTTGTTACCTTGTTTTATACCAGACAAGAATGTGTATATTATGTTGTGGATTTATATTTGACTTTCTACACACCTTGTTGCTCTCAATATCAACCTGCTGATGTAACTTTAATGTTTTGGTGCATGATCGTGTatgatttaaatatgttttgttatttcatttaagtatcaataaattatattccATACCAACTTACAGTTGTGTTACATAATAGAATCataatcatatattttattttggaacTTTATTGGGTTGTTACTAAGTACAGCTTAGTACTCTGATTGGAACTTTTattgtgtatgaaacaacacaTACATATGTTTGCACATGATGACGCTAACAAAATATGACTTGCAATAAAAGGTGATATTACTTGAAGACATGAAGATGCCTGTGCAATaaaatacgaaaaaaaaacatttctattTTCATGGTTATAGATTTAAGTGAGGTAATTGAAAGCCAACAAAAGgcagaaaatatttcaacaccTTTAAATATCTACAAGGTAGGTGCTTCTTGCTACATAATTATATTAAGGAATCTCAacttacattctattttaataaaaaaacagcattaaatgtgtcattaaaaaaatttttaaagcgAAGAAATGTGTTGCTATAATGAGcttgaaaaatatattgacaAACAAATGACTGCATTGTTATTTTTGAGGCGTAGTTTGAACTCGCTTAGTTTTCGGTGATTTAATTGTAACTCTGTTACGAGTTATCCTTGGAGTGCCAGGTACCGACTTCTTCGTATTTTCCTGGTTTGTCTTATTTTTCCTTTTCAGTTTACTGCTTGTGATTTTGTTGGATGCTTTAGTTTCATTTTCTCCGTCTTTCTTTTCGGAAGATTCTTTTGGTTTTGCAGATGTATTGCCTTGATTTCTGgataaacattaatttattacatACTTTCACAgtctaatatttatattactaGTTACATaaccatagaaacaataaTATTCTAAAACTTAACTGTTCAACATCACCCAATGAGCTTCTAGACTCTTCAAGTTTGACGTCTTTATCaacaaaaattttcttttcatCTACGAATTTTTGCATCCAGTCAGGAATGGAACCGTCACCTGTTGTTTTTGTCTTCTTTCTCACACGAGGCCTTCCTCTGTCAGGTACGGTCAAGGTTTGGGTGTCTGCAATCAAATTAgtcaatattatgtgataCTTTATTCGAAAACCATCCATTACGTGTGTCATTTGCTGCCGATGGAGAAAGTTCAACATTTTCAGGATTATCAGAATTCACTTGGGAAACAGTGACTTGTGGAAGTTGTGCAGTTTCTTCATCTTCCTCTAGGAGTTCCTCATTTACACtggaaacaaatgaaaaatatttaagcgCAACCATAGTGGAACTGGGAAGATATAAATGaattcaataattttatatcttcggtcacgataacgtaGAAAGGGGGGAGTTCGAAAAGAAAAAAGACGGTCagtaacaataaaacaaggattgttaaaacatatagacTAAGTAACCTGATAGCAAGCTGAGATGGAACACTGTGTAAATACGAAGGATGACGACGCTCCAATCCTCCACGAATAATTTTACTCAAATCTCGAAGctgcaacaaaacaattagAAATTTGTTGAAAAAGATGATGCAATCATCACCTCATCAGGATTCATCATGGTGATCTCCCCGTGAATGTTTTTCCTCCAATCTGCTCCATCCGTCTTTCTCCGCATCCGACTGATCCGATGATTAGGAGAAGGTTGGTTCCGCTTCCCTGATTCTCCAATCTGGTTCATTtccagaaaataaaattataaaaaaatatcttaatAATGGCATCATGGCTCTGTGGTTAAAGGTCTTAGAATTCTAGACTTAATGTTGTCACCATAGTGACATTGTTTTGGGGTAACTCAGAAAATAGAAGTCATATAtcagtaattgcttcaacccagtgacttctaataggttgtctgaattgtcagtCACACAAAGAAATAATCAATCGCAAAGTTTTAtcaggtaacttgtaagcagcaCGATGTgcagaaacaaaacacccgtgttggaACAACAGTCGTTGCTCCACcacaagaggataaataagttacacttatTATTGTTACAACAAAGATTGGCAACTAAAGCATTGATACTTACttcaaatttaacttttggattctttaatatttcattatctGATGTGACAACTACATGAGGATGATCTTGGTTGCCTGAAATGAAAAATCAACTTATGCATTCATAACCAGAGTCATACAAAGCAGATTGTTACTTATTAAAATACTGTTTTGTTGGTTAAGTATTAGCAGAAAGTCATTGTAGAAGTCATACCAACACATAGCAGACCAAATGATAAAATTGTGCCCCCCATTACCTGTGCAAACCATGAGATCAACTATAAGTGTTTTTAGCTAAAATTTAACTGGACACTGACAGCCTCTCAGAGAGTAGTACCATGTTATTATAACAAtagatttatttacattgtcACATTAGTATTGTCACAAAAAACATGCCTTGTTTGATCCCTTGTTTTGTAAGCCCTGCTTAATCACATAGCACAATACGTTATTAACTTTATCTCACCATTTCCTTTGCTAAGGTTGATAACATTCTCGGAAGGAAACCATCCGTGAGAACCTCTCATCATCCCGTGAACCTCCTCCATCACCGTGAGAAGATCACCTTCCTTGAGATTCATCTCATGAGCATCACGTGCATGATGATTCTTGATCACACGAACAGCTCGTTTCAAACGAACGACTCCTTTAAGAATACAAAAACTAATTATGCTAAATAATTCTCCAAGGCTTTCCCAACATAACTTTACAAAGTGTAACAAGGTGCAAATGCGTCTGGTTGGGGTAAAGCCACAACTCAACATTGGCAATTTCTAAAGTACAACCCTTTTGTTATTTCTCCATGACAACTTTATATTCGTAAATTACAATTTGCCGTTTAGAATTGCCTGGTGGACacaaatgtcaaataaaaacaattattataaaaatgaaaccaTCAATTTGAAGttggtttttaattgtttcatcTTCCTCATGTTTGGTTTTCCTTCTTTCCTTCCTTCTTTGTTCATGACGTTGTTTCAACATCATCTCTCGTCGTTCCATCGATGTCGATTGTTTGTCTTCTACAACTTCATTCTCTTGTTTTTCACGTCTATGAACACATGTGTATAAACTGTTGGTGGAAGACATTACGTAAATCTGATCTGAAACCCtagaaaattatttatttaggtCACCTTCATTAATTAGCCCAAAAAGAAGGAAAAAGCGACCAAATAAAATGTTGATACccaaaataaacttttcagaaaaactttattagatttatttaatatttttctaatcGATACCTTACAGGTGGTCGTCTTGGAGAATTAGATTGGCTTCTTACACTGAGCATTGTTTCATCATCAGATACCCTGGGGCTTGGACTTGGACTACGTGCGAGCGAACCCAACGTGCCACGCCTCACTGCATACGGACTTGAGGAAAATCCAGTCAAAGTATTTGAACCAATGCTGGCTCGCGATTTGCGTGAACTTGCAAATATTTCGTTCAAAGTAGATTTTGCTGCTGATGAGAAAGATGTTTCAACCTGTTTAGAATATCATTGGTTACAACAGATTTAATCAGTTGTATGCTGTAACCACACGTATTAGGTTATTACAaagttgcatttttttgtaattaaattaacaataaaacaataaaagttgcgttaatgaattttaaatacatacaAACTTGTAGGAGAAAGTTCATATAAACATTAACCTTTGTTGTGTCATGTTCTTCAGGTTGCAAACTCGCTGGTTCTTCAGCAAACTGTGTATTATCACGCGCCAACTTCTTATATGCCTCAATTGAGATGGCAACAAATAAATTCATGACAATCATGTCAACAATAAGAtaacatgaaacaaaataaaatgcagaGGGCCAACCTATTACatgtaaaaacattgtttaaacttatattaataaatgtataagtTAAGTTCAGGTATGGTACTGGTCATTGAATAATGTAACCAAATTATAACTTTCAACTTGAAACGGCAGGTTGAACTATCACTCTGAATAAATATAGCtgaatgcaacttgctttAACACTGTGTgtccggaaaacgacagtcgttataacacggggttCTATTGCATACagcttgtgccagcttacaagttactacatatgtaaatttgtggagTTTTTTCTCTATAGgttttagacaaccaattagtgaccactaggttatcgccgttaaatgtcttcaTCTATGTCAGCTTTAAATTTACGACTTACAACTGGAACTAAAATAAGTAAAAGGTAACCTGCATCGTTCATTGCTCCTAACATGATCTCATGCCAATCATTTGTTGTCACGATTTGAAATACAATAAGCAACGAGCATCCAAATGTTTCAAACCCAACACCACAACCATATTCAACGTAACTACCGGTATAACCACGAGCTTCACTTCTATATAATGTCctgtaaagaaaaatatcaaactatttaaaagaaaacaataaaacagaatatagaACAAGGTATATAGACTACATACattaattgtttttgaaattatGTAGTTATAATATTCAgcaatgaaaatgaaattaaaatttaaaaattatattatgttgtatttacaCAAGCTCTAAAGCAACCTACTTGTCCTGGAAAATTTCAAGTCCAATAACGGCATACAAATATATGATGGTGATCACAAGTAATATGAGGTCAAACATCACagggtaaatattttgaagCACGATGACGGCTGATCGAGCATGTTGTGAGTTAAAAACTGCCCGGATTAAAATGGCAACACTTGACACCACAACACATGCACCCAGGTTGATGGGGCTGGCACGTGGTACCATGTACCATAAAACATACCTGTAAGattaacaattaaacaacttgTAAATCCACATAATGTTAAATAGGGAACTTTAAATAGAACAGAAGTAATATTACAAATTTCTATAGCAACAATAGAcggtaaatattaaactatgaaTTACTGTTTGTTAAGGTCTACTTGAGgttaatttaatattgtgtGAATATTTACCATACAATACAACCGATTGAAGCTGTTATAATCATCAGGATATCTAGTACATCAAATAAATTCCACAAGCCTTTCCCATCTGCTACCACTCGAAATATCGCCTCAATCACAAATATGATTATAattgttgttcttgttgaTTGAACAGCAAGTTGCGCATTGTCACTGATACCAGACCACATCAAGCAGAAGAGAATGCTGcaagtatatttaaataaaccaattaTTTTTACACCGTTAGATCAGTGAGAATTGCATCAGTAAGGTTCAGATGCCAAACTTTAATTTCTGGGAAATGCAATTATGATAAAAAGTTGTGATACATTTTCGGAGCCTGCCCTAAGAATTATgggcaaaaaaataaaaatataacaactaAAGTCACTAAGCACATAAAGCATAGTTGAACATTAGTTACAAACTAACACAACAAACATGCACAGACCTGTGTAGTAATATAAGAACAAGAGTTGCAACAGAAGTAGCTCGAGCCTGCATGTTAATACATGTTATATCACACATTTTGTTAGTAAGGCATGCAACACAGCATGCAATCTTacatcttatttttttttaattttaggtaaATAGTTTAATCGTAATCAATAATTCCTCTGCTTAAAATTACACAATGGTTTCTTAAGCAATATTTGGTTGCTAACCAAACATAAAGTTTGGGCAAATATTCCACTATGTTGCTTTGTTCATCATGGCATTATAATATGATAACTAGATTGGCCATGCTTCtgcaaatatttgaataatatttgatCAATGATATCTCATGAAATGATCATGAGGCTTATGTAAAGGAGAAACCAGACAAACAAattgttcaaattaaaattcataACCTTATATTGTGGCTATGGAAGCCACACCACCACACATGAACTCACATGAACAATTATTCTACAGAtcttttgaataaaacaacacaacTTTGAATTACAAACTGTGCTGTTATCATCATTATTATGAAGTTCAGCTTCAAATTCAAAACTGAGTGTTTCAATAAGTTTGGTTGTCCAATCATATGAATCAATTACTCCGTCCCCATACATGcttatgtaatttattaactCTTGGTTTTCTTCTCTTGTATTCTGTgagaattattaaattaaaccatttATAACATTGAGTCGACCATTTCGCACCTTTGGCTTTAGAATATGAAATAACTCGGTTAGTTTTGGATCATTTACTGAAAGTTGTCCGTTACCAAGTGGATCCATGAGATTCCAGGCTTTTGCTAATTCTTCCCTTTGCTGTCTGCAACAtcaaagcatatatatacgACAGTAATGGCTGAAATGTTGCAGACGAGTAAAACCAGACCTACATTTAATAAGTATGACAGAAACTCTATAGAAAAAGTTTGATTTGTGGTATCATCAGAGCCTGAAGATGAGATGCTTTATGACAAGCAAATAATTTAATTCAACTTAAACATGGTGTACACATTAatggtaatatatatactgtatattaaaatatataataaaactacaaacataatattttacaactctCCAATGTACATTGctttcagtttaaattgtttacaaatacCTTCTTTCCTGTTTAACATGCCGCTTGCTATAATCCCAGTAACTCTCCACGATAATTGCAAGCAAGATAGCAGTTAAGAAGAAAACTCCagcatacaaaaataaaccaaagtaaaaaaaattggcccagtttttaacaaatgctGGAATGATGAATTCCTATTTAAACAGAATGGAGTCAGTATATTTTTTCTCACCCTGCTATGTAATTCAACTTACTGGGTAGTT from Ciona intestinalis chromosome 2, KH, whole genome shotgun sequence carries:
- the LOC100179610 gene encoding probable voltage-dependent N-type calcium channel subunit alpha-1B — its product is MQNHIANVTELGENEEKASPALFPNMDKQSTSQKLFKKFPKQRRIGVTNNDVVVEGFSKSDINTISDPKATNGKVAALNKNGGNHHHEPGKVPSTTDVNTADTLIANHTDNKFTMGLNRIRAMFKSVMCKEIIEADNANETNSIKFSYKLKKRNSVENFAHISLLSPAFILNPNMHGSDTLTSKFAKNLNDNLQLKLAAAHINDAINGRGRFGEARATFKSPAITKCFKIISNVWWTRLLYLVIAVHCLMMLWEQPFIPATIGYKWQTSVNPAIPCIDALCLLVYIVDLVVHIKFLTWRNIWSAKENFWIRVELVFTFLFLTDLVVLIIEVATQTRLLCPFRCLRASMLLCKSKNVAHIFNVLLSIISKLGKVLLIIAIFIITFASIGLHVFMDDYHSLPQTCSNETYSWNCTNIYTGAFDQVANAALHMFVLMSTENYPEFIIPAFVKNWANFFYFGLFLYAGVFFLTAILLAIIVESYWDYSKRHVKQERRQQREELAKAWNLMDPLGNGQLSVNDPKLTELFHILKPKNTREENQELINYISMYGDGVIDSYDWTTKLIETLSFEFEAELHNNDDNSTVCNSKLCCFIQKICRIIVHARATSVATLVLILLHSILFCLMWSGISDNAQLAVQSTRTTIIIIFVIEAIFRVVADGKGLWNLFDVLDILMIITASIGCIVWYVLWYMVPRASPINLGACVVVSSVAILIRAVFNSQHARSAVIVLQNIYPVMFDLILLVITIIYLYAVIGLEIFQDKTLYRSEARGYTGSYVEYGCGVGFETFGCSLLIVFQIVTTNDWHEIMLGAMNDAGWPSAFYFVSCYLIVDMIVMNLFVAISIEAYKKLARDNTQFAEEPASLQPEEHDTTKVETSFSSAAKSTLNEIFASSRKSRASIGSNTLTGFSSSPYAVRRGTLGSLARSPSPSPRVSDDETMLSVRSQSNSPRRPPVRREKQENEVVEDKQSTSMERREMMLKQRHEQRRKERRKTKHEEDETIKNQLQIDGVVRLKRAVRVIKNHHARDAHEMNLKEGDLLTVMEEVHGMMRGSHGWFPSENVINLSKGNGNQDHPHVVVTSDNEILKNPKVKFEIGESGKRNQPSPNHRISRMRRKTDGADWRKNIHGEITMMNPDELRDLSKIIRGGLERRHPSYLHSVPSQLAISVNEELLEEDEETAQLPQVTVSQVNSDNPENVELSPSAANDTHTQTLTVPDRGRPRVRKKTKTTGDGSIPDWMQKFVDEKKIFVDKDVKLEESRSSLGDVEQNQGNTSAKPKESSEKKDGENETKASNKITSSKLKRKNKTNQENTKKSVPGTPRITRNRVTIKSPKTKRVQTTPQK